CGTGTTTTTttctagagtttttttttttattttctcatTTATAATGAGTTTTCTCATGATGGTGAGGATCTATTTCCATGGGTTCGATACGAAAATGATGCAATGGAAAAATAGTGATGTGGCACTTATGGCTTAaggatggtgatgatggtgggaATGCATTCATTCCAAACTTACAAAGAATTTTAGTGTCTCTAGACGATGTAAACGAGCTAAGCTGCATGTGAAATATTTGAGATCGACTTGTTAAAAGTTTGATTTGATACAAGCTTAAACGAGGTCAAGCCAGAGATTGAGCTAAAATTAAGTTTGTATAATAAATGAGCCTAAGCTTGAACGAGCTTTGAGCAGGCTCGTGAGCCTTAACGATGccattttaatataattttaatttaatatatttttatcatcattattatttaatataaaatcctaataaaaataactaaatatacataatgttttaaaaaaatatatagaaaAAGATCCTAAATATATAAAATTAGCTAATATATAATAACCAATCCGAATTCGAGATTGAAAAACTGCTCATAAACCGACTTAAGTTTTAGAAATAATACTCTAAGTGAGCCAAAATCGAGTCTAAAAGAGCTCGGGCTCAGCTCGACCGTTTACACCCAAGTTTTCTCCAATTCaagattttggcccctgtggttatatcacttttacccttttagcccaaaaaagaatcttttaacatctgagctcccaacgtctttttttctaaccatttttgcccccaacgtctttttttctaacccttttggcccctaaaagtaaatggatgaggttagtgttagaggccaaaaaagttagaaaaaaaaaaagactttaggggctcagatgttaaaagattttttttagttaaaaagtaaaagtgatataaccaaagggaccaaaatcataatttactctcAAAATGACATCCTCAAATAAACCACAAGCCTAATATCAAGAATGGTCAAAATTAACACTATTGCGTATATTAAAATCCTTTTATGTAAAGATGAAAACTGGTGTCTTTGATATTCCCCTTGTAAGCAAGATGTTTTGACCCTTAACATGGGTTACGTTAATTACCCATCATTGCCACCACTATATCATCACATCATCTAATTTACTTGTTCTTAAAACTCGTTTATGGTATTGATTATGGAATTGTAGGGTCCACCTATACTAGatataatttatttatattattttaataaacAAGTTGTATGTAAGAAATGATTAATCTACAATTTTAACTTATATATGTTTTCATTATTAGTAAAATATAACTATACGGAGCACGTAATTCTTTTTAAGAAACTATCTTCTTTGTCATGCATATAAGAAGCAACTATAATGTACGATTAGATATTCAATGAACGTACATTAAGAAAATGTCACCTTATTCTTCCTCATTGATTTCGATATCTAGTTTTCTAAGAAAGCTGAAATTCACTATTATCATTATTTCGAAGAACCCTAACCTACAATCTATGGTTACACAAAAGTAAACCTTTTGAGCAAGGCTTTCGAAGATGTGGTCTTACAACACATCCAACGTGGGTTTTTCATCGAAACCTAAAGCAACCTATACCACCGATCACAACTTTTAGAAAGCTTTCATGCTTGGTCCatgtttttattatgttttttcGCAATGCTAAAATTAGAAGTGTTTAAGCTTTATATCCAATGAAAATAAgatataaatatttattaaaaattgTTGTTACAATCtcttaaaataatataaaagtaTAGGGTGATGACAAAAAAACATTCCTATGTCAATACTCTTAGATTAAGAACCAATAATAGATAAACTTAAAAATCAATGGACTAAAAGTAAGATAGAGAAATAGTATAGGGACTATATTGcaagaaattcaaataaaaaataataataaagtaagTTGAAGTTGGTTGTTAAGTATCCTCACACCCTGACCTCATGATGAAACTAAAAGAGTAGTAGTTAAACAACAAGGGCAAAATCGTCACAATTTGAATTCTCAAAAACACCTTTTGAAATCTGccagttcacctccgtcctctgcTTCCCCTGATAATATAGTGAGCCTTTCACTCATCTAGAGAGAGAGTAATTCATcacttctagagagagaaaccgAGATAttatcttctctctctctctcttacttCAATTACAGTTCTTCATCAATCAAGCATTCATAGCATCAACGGTTATTCAGTTATGGCAAGCAATTACTTCGGTGTTTTCGTCTCAGATCCATGGCTACAGAATCAGTTTACACAAGTCGAGCTTAGAAGCTTGAAATCGCATGTAAGTAGCTACGATTCGTTGATTTTTGTTATGTTAATCGGTGATAATATTGCAAATTCGTGTTCAATTTCATTGCATCGGAGATTTTGCTGCATTTATTGTTTCGATGAGGTGTTttgttctgttttttttttttgtgttaatCGGTGATAATGAGAGTTTGAGATCGTGTAACAGTTTAAATTTATGTTTAATTTCATCGCATCTGAGTGTTTGCTGCATTTATTGTTCTGATGAGGTGTTTTGTTCTGGTTTTCCTGTTAATCGGTGATAATGAGAGTTTGAGATCGTGTAACGTTGCAAATCGGTGTGCGATTTCATTGAATCTGAGTTTTATGTTGCAATTGTTGTGCTGTTGATCTGATGAggtgttttgttgtttttttacTTGATGATCAGTTTCTGACGATGAGGAGAGAAACCGGAAGCCTCACGCTTGGTGATTTGCCATCGAGGATGTCAAAACTGAAGAACGTAGGAGAGAATCTCACTGAAGATGAACGAGCTGCGTTTCTTCATGATTCGTATCAGAATTTAGGCGATGAAGTTGATTTCGAACTCTTTCTTCGGGTGAATATATATTCAAACCTAATAATTTGCATATGTGTAATGGTAGTTAATTTTGATCTTATGATTATCTGGTTATATGGTTATCTAAGTATTAATGATCTAGAATTTTAATCTGACTGGCAATTGAGATGGTTTATTGTAAAAATGTAAAAATAAGTCATAGATCTGCATAATTTTCAGAAGGATTTGAATTTGAATATGTGAAAGTGTTACTGTTAGTTTGAATTAAATGAATATAAAGTAGATATACATAGCTTTACGCCTTTACACAGTTTCACTCTCTCACCTAATAATTATTTATTTGAAGTAAAGCATTAAACAACTGTTATGTCTCCTCACGTGAATGGATGAACTTTACAGTTAAACAATACCcgataagatttttttttttttttttttttttttttttttttttttttgacggcAAACTAACCTACTGATCAGAGTTTTAATTTGAGATATTATGATTAAACGAATTTTCATGGGTGGTTAATCACTTAATCTGATAGTTATACTACTAGGATCCATTATGCTGTTTCAGCCTAGGTATGAACTTAATGTGATGACATATTGACAGGTTTACTTGAATCTCCAAGCCCATGCAACCTCGAGAATGGGAAAGGGTGCGAAAAACTCATCCGCATTCCTCAAATCGCCTACATCTACCCTGCTTCACACCATTAGTGAATCTGAAAAAGCTTCATATGTTGGACACATTAATAATTATCTTGGAGAAGATAGCTTTCTAAAGAAGTTCCTTCCTATTGACCCTTCAACTAATGATCTGTTCGAGATCGCAAAAGACGGAGTTCTTATCTGGTGATTTTCAACTAATGACCTGTTTGAGATTGATATAGAATTATAAGATAAGCCTATGCTATTGATTTTGCTAACTAGAAATTATTTCTAATGATTGATGCAGTAAGCTTATTAACGTGGCAGTCCCGGGGACAATTGATGAAAGAGCGATTAATACTAAAACGGTCCTTAATCCATGGGAGAGAAATGAGAATCACACTCTATGCCTTAACTCTGCCAAAGCGATAGGATGCACTGTGGTTAACATAGGAACACAGGACTTCATTGAAGGAAGGGTGAGAATTTTAATTCGGTGTTTTGGTTCATAATATTATACAACTAGTATCGTCTAAGAAACCACTGATTTGCTGCGTAGTTAAAGTATATTTTCCAGTTATCGGTTTCTTACGATCCTGGTATACTAAGAACAATATTTCCTTTTGTTTCAGCGGCATCTTGTGCTTGGAGTGATATCTCAAATAATTAAAGTAAGTTAATTTCATGACTGACTATGCATAGGAAATTTTCTCAAATCCTGATTCCTAAAACGCTTTAATGCATTCCCATACAGATACAATTACTTGCAGACCTCGATTTGAAGAAAACGCCTCAGTTGGTAGAATTAGTTGGTGATAATCAGGTGATGAAACTATATTTCATTTAAGTATGTGCTAACTTCAATAAACAACACATCCTCTTATCTGTTCCAATATATAAAATTCCTTGTTTTATTGCTATTAGGATGTGGAGGAGCTTATGAGTCTGCCACCAGAAAAGATTCTGCTTAGGTGGATGAATTTTCATCTAAAGAAGACAGAATACAGGAAAACAGTTACAAACTTCTCATCTGATGTGAAGGTACAACATAATGTCCACCATATGGGATGTGACTGTATGGATGAAATAACAGATGTTAATGAGATTTAGTGAATGTATTTATTTTGTGCAGGATGGAGAGGCTTATGCATACCTCTTAAATGTTCTAGCTCCGGAGCATAGTAATCCGTCAACATTGGTTGTTAGAGATCCTTTCAAAAGAGCAACATTAGTTCTTGAACATGCTGATAGGATGGGTTGTAAGAGATACTTGACTGCAAAGGACATTGTAGAAGGTTCTCCCAATCTTAATCTTGCCTTTGTGGCTCATATTTTCCAGCATAGGTAACAGTTATTCTTTTCAATTTGTTAGTTAGTTTAATACAGAACTGGTTTAAGAGCAATTATGTAACTACAAGAATCACATAGATACATAAGACAATTATGTAACCACGTAACTAATATTATTCTGTCTAGAACTACATATAAGTGCTTACTTGCGGtcgtagggctgcaaacgaaccgaacgaccTTGCTCGTGTTCGTTTTTtaaggaaatatatgtgttcatgaGCTGTTTATAAACCCTTACCAAACAAGATTTTCAGTTCGTGTTctttcattaaggaaatgaacgtattcgtgttcatttgttaacTTTAGGTAAAGCACGCAAACGCACTTtcacaagcacaaactaatgttcatgaacacaaatgaaaacaaacaaaaactaaCAAACGTTcattaacaaaatatataatacattgatacttattaaatattttatttgtttaaattttaag
This is a stretch of genomic DNA from Helianthus annuus cultivar XRQ/B chromosome 16, HanXRQr2.0-SUNRISE, whole genome shotgun sequence. It encodes these proteins:
- the LOC110918670 gene encoding fimbrin-2, yielding MASNYFGVFVSDPWLQNQFTQVELRSLKSHFLTMRRETGSLTLGDLPSRMSKLKNVGENLTEDERAAFLHDSYQNLGDEVDFELFLRVYLNLQAHATSRMGKGAKNSSAFLKSPTSTLLHTISESEKASYVGHINNYLGEDSFLKKFLPIDPSTNDLFEIAKDGVLICKLINVAVPGTIDERAINTKTVLNPWERNENHTLCLNSAKAIGCTVVNIGTQDFIEGRRHLVLGVISQIIKIQLLADLDLKKTPQLVELVGDNQDVEELMSLPPEKILLRWMNFHLKKTEYRKTVTNFSSDVKDGEAYAYLLNVLAPEHSNPSTLVVRDPFKRATLVLEHADRMGCKRYLTAKDIVEGSPNLNLAFVAHIFQHRNGLSTPEKPVSFLDVSPDEAQISREENAFRFWINSLGVATYINNVFEDVRNGWVLLEALDKVSPGIVNWKIANKPPIKMPFKKVENCNQVVKIGKQLKFSLVNIAGNDIVQGNKKLILAYLWQLMRFNMLQLLKYLRSYSLGKEFTDSDILDWANTKVKSTGSQTCMKSFKDKSLSDGIFFLELLSAVQPRIVNWRLVTKGQTDEEKQMNATYIISIARKMGCSIFLLPEDIIEVNQKMMLTLTASIMYWFFKQPIEDQRSCGSSDSDIGNQLETSSTSTTYDTESESSTD